A window of the Alnus glutinosa chromosome 4, dhAlnGlut1.1, whole genome shotgun sequence genome harbors these coding sequences:
- the LOC133867261 gene encoding cysteine-rich receptor-like protein kinase 19: protein MASKLLTLLLLLLFFLPLKSHSSTPQTQSWVQAGYYYAGSEIVISDINSKLFTHLICAFAYINSSTYHLSINASTEQLFSTFTLTVKRKNPSITTLLSIWVGREDYSTFFSMINQSSYRNSFIQSSIRTARLYGFHGFDLCGVVPSKSSDMINLGTLLNEWRVAVDSEARNSIQSRLLLVMSGRYLPALGSESYPMESMQRNLDWLHVKAYDYYVPGKDNVTHFHAALRGQLNGANTDDGIKEWRRRGFLPSKLVLGLPFHGFAWTLVKPQNNATGAPSTGPAVTMDGSMGYKFIKFYIRSYGYGAASVYNATYVVNSWTIGRTWINYDDVEAIRAKVSYAKQNGLLGYNVFQVGNDDNWVLSRAAQEEGEDQHKKRPSLLIILPTTVAVLLILSFMICYLWRRVIKSRGCGESAKRLLYKVKIKLPDPEDLDNNASNLQEFSYTTIKAATQNFSRENKLGEGGYGPVYKGKLRKGQEIAAKRLSRTSNQGLEEFKNEVTLTARLQHVNLVRVLGYCTERDEKMLIYEYMANKSLYLYLFDPTKKFLLDWEKRVHIIEGITQGLLYLQEYSNFTIIHRDLKASNILLDNDMNPKISDFGMARIFRKDEHEANTGRIVGTYGYVPPEYVRKGIYSTKSDVYSFGVLLLQIISGKKTACYYGTHENLNLLEYAYVLWKEGKGWEFLDPSLDDLSSSCKLLRCMEVALLCVQENPVDRPSILEISSMLRNETAAINTPKKPAFSLQRDENEEEICLSRGKFCSVNDATISQLVPR from the exons ATGGCGTCCAAACTGCtcaccctcctcctcctcctcctcttctttctcCCTCTCAAATCCCACAGTTCAACCCCACAAACACAATCTTGGGTCCAAGCCGGTTACTATTATGCAGGCAGCGAAATCGTTATTTCCGACATAAACTCCAAGCTTTTCACTCACCTCATATGCGCTTTCGCATATATAAACTCCTCCACCTACCACCTCTCCATCAACGCCTCCACCGAACAACTATTCTCTACCTTCACCCTCACTGTAAAGCGGAAGAACCCCTCCATTACAACGCTTTTGTCCATATGGGTTGGCAGAGAAGACTATTCAACCTTCTTTTCAATGATCAACCAGTCCTCTTACAGAAATTCTTTTATTCAATCTTCTATACGGACAGCTAGGCTTTATGGGTTTCACGGCTTCGACCTTTGTGGGGTTGTGCCAAGCAAAAGCTCCGACATGATCAACTTGGGCACCCTTTTGAACGAGTGGCGAGTTGCTGTGGATTCTGAGGCAAGAAATTCCATCCAGTCACGGCTGCTCTTGGTCATGTCCGGTCGTTACTTGCCAGCTTTGGGTTCAGAGAGTTACCCAATGGAGTCGATGCAGAGGAACTTGGATTGGTTACATGTTAAAGCGTACGATTACTACGTGCCTGGAAAGGACAATGTCACGCACTTTCATGCGGCATTGCGTGGACAATTGAACGGGGCTAATACTGATGATGGTATAAAAGAGTGGAGGAGAAGAGGTTTTCTGCCAAGCAAGTTGGTTTTGGGCTTGCCTTTCCATGGCTTTGCGTGGACGCTGGTGAAACCCCAAAACAATGCAACGGGTGCACCGTCGACGGGTCCGGCTGTTACAATGGACGGTTCCATGGGCTATAAGTTCATAAAATTCTACATTAGAAGCTATGGTTATGGAGCGGCTTCAGTGTACAATGCTACTTATGTGGTCAATTCCTGGACAATTGGGCGGACTTGGATTAATTACGACGATGTGGAGGCCATTAGAGCTAAGGTTTCTTATGCAAAGCAGAACGGTCTGCTTGGTTACAATGTGTTTCAAGTCGGCAATGACGACAACTGGGTGCTCTCTAGAGCAG CTCAAGAGGAAGGTGAAGATCAACATAAGAAGAGGCCTTCGTTATTAATAATTCTGCCTACAACTGTTGCAGTCTTGCTTATACTGAGCTTTATGATATGTTACTTATGGCGGAGGGTAATCAAGTCAAGAG GTTGTGGAGAAAGCGCCAAAAGATTATTATATAAAGTCAAAATTAAACTTCCAGATCCTGAAGATCTTGACAACAATGCTTCTAATCTGCAAGAATTCAGTTATACTACCATTAAAGCAGCTACACAAAACTTTTCGAGAGAGAATAAGCTTGGAGAAGGAGGATATGGACCTGTTTACAAG GGTAAGTTACGGAAGGGACAGGAGATAGCAGCAAAGAGACTTTCAAGAACTTCAAACCAAGGGCTTGAAGAGTTCAAAAATGAGGTCACACTTACCGCAAGACTACAACATGTAAATCTAGTCAGAGTTTTGGGGTATTGCACTGAGAGGGACGAAAAAATGTTGATTTATGAATACATGGCAAACAAAAGCTTGTATCTCTACCTTTTCG ATCCAACTAAAAAGTTTCTTTTAGATTGGGAGAAACGTGTTCACATCATTGAAGGCATTACTCAAGGGCTTCTATATCTCCAAGAATACTCAAATTTTACTATAATTCACCGAGATTTAAAAGCTAGTAACATACTACTAGACAATGACATGAACCCTAAGATATCAGATTTTGGGATGGCTAGAATTTTCAGGAAGGATGAGCATGAAGCAAACACAGGTCGGATTGTTGGAACATA TGGCTATGTTCCTCCCGAATATGTAAGAAAAGGTATATATTCGACAAAATCCGACGTTTATAGCTTTGGAGTTCTGCTTCTGCAAATTATAAGTGGCAAGAAGACTGCATGTTATTATGGGACACATGAAAATTTGAACCTTTTAGAATAT GCATATGTTTTGTGGAAAGAAGGCAAAGGGTGGGAGTTTCTTGATCCATCACTGGATGatttatcttcttcttgtaAACTCCTAAGATGCATGGAGGTGGCTCTTTTATGTGTCCAAGAGAACCCTGTTGATAGACCTTCTATCTTGGAGATTTCTTCAATGCTCAGGAATGAAACTGCAGCCATCAATACTCCTAAAAAGCCTGCTTTTTCACTTCAAAGAgatgaaaatgaggaagaaatTTGTCTGTCGCGGGGAAAATTTTGTTCAGTCAATGATGCCACCATTTCCCAACTGGTACCCCGTTGA